The window CGGCCACCGAAGCGACTTTGGAACGCGCCCGAGCGACGGGCGATATGACTCTCTTCGCCGAGTACGGGATCCGCTGTGAGGCCCTCCCTCTCGTCGAGGTGGCCGACGCCGTCCCGGAGGCCGAGATGACGGTCGAGATGCACCCCAACGGCGACGGCTACCGGCTGTTCGTCGTCCATCTGACTGCTGGCCCGATCGAGGACGTCGAGGCCGCCTTCGAGTCCGCCGGGTTCGTCGGCGAGTACTCGCTGATCGGCGCGGTCGGCGACCGGCGGCGGTACAAGATCGTTCCCGGCGTCAGCATGGAGGGCCAGCTCGGCGACGCCGTCGACGACCTCGACGACCTGCGCGCGCTCGCCGCCACGGACTTCCTCATGGAGGAGATCCGGGTCACCCGGACGGGCTGGGTCCAGGCCGGCTGGTTCGCCGATCGAGACGTGCTCGAGCGGTTCCGGGCGTTCTGGCAGCGCAACGGCGGCTTCCGGCTCCGGCGGCTCTCCCGCGAGGCCGACCCGGCGGCGCCCGCCGACGGCCTCACCGACTGCCAGCGCGAGGCCCTGCTGACCGCGCGCGAGATGGGGTACTTCGAGGTCCCCCGAACGGCGTCGCTGGGCGACGTCGCCGACGAACTGGGGATCACGGCTTCGTCGCTGTCCGAGCGGCTCCGGCGCGCGCAGGACCGGCTCGTGGAGCGGGCGATCGAGACGCCTATAAACGCCCGCACGGCTGAGAGTCAGCGGTAGCCGCGCGGCCCCCGGAGCCGTCCGTCCATGCAGACGGTCACGTCCGCGGACGGAACGCGCATCGCGTACGAACGCCACGGCGAGGGCCAGCCGCTGGTACTCCTCCACGGGGACGCTACCCGCCGCTTCTGGGACCCCGTGGTCCAGCGCCTCGCCGACGACTACACCGTGGTCGTCCCCGACCGTCGCGGCCGGGGCGACAGCGGCGACGGCGCGGACTGGAGCCTCGAACGCGAAGTCGAGGACGCCCGCGCGGTCGTCGAGAGCGTGGACGGCGACCCCGCGCTGTTCGGCCA of the Halomicrobium salinisoli genome contains:
- a CDS encoding helix-turn-helix domain-containing protein is translated as MTLFAEYGIRCEALPLVEVADAVPEAEMTVEMHPNGDGYRLFVVHLTAGPIEDVEAAFESAGFVGEYSLIGAVGDRRRYKIVPGVSMEGQLGDAVDDLDDLRALAATDFLMEEIRVTRTGWVQAGWFADRDVLERFRAFWQRNGGFRLRRLSREADPAAPADGLTDCQREALLTAREMGYFEVPRTASLGDVADELGITASSLSERLRRAQDRLVERAIETPINARTAESQR